The sequence GGCCAGTTGGAGCTCTTCTGGCACCCCGAGCAGCTGGCCTTCCGTAGTCTCGACAAAGCCCGGACTCCGACCCCCAGCTAACCAGCGGAGTTTTGGTCGTTACGAGAGACTCTTTACAGCCTCATCCTATTTCAGTTATGCTTATTGCGTTATGGCGACTGCTACAAGTACTGAGGTGAAGCGCATCGGCAAATTCGGTGCTGTCGGTATTATTAACACAATTATCGACTTTACGATTTATAACGTTCTAACCTCTAAAGTCGGGCTGACCTTAATTCAAGCCAACTTTTTCTCGACGACTGTAGCCATGATCTTTAGTTTCTTTGCTAATAAAACGGTCGTTTTTCAAAGTCGCAAAGGGAACCCCATCCGGCAAGCCGTCATTTTCTTTATTGTGACGGCTTTTGGGCTCTATGTGCTGCAAAACTTAGTCATTCACGCGCTGACAGTGACTTGGACCGGGCCAGTCGATTTGGCTACCCACATCGTCCACAGCCTGGGTTTGGGCGGAACCTTTAGTGATGCTTTCGTGATAAAAAACAGCGCTAAAATCGCTGCCATCTTGGTTAGTATGATTTGGAACTACCTGGCCTACAAAAAATGGGTCTTTCCTCAGTGAAAAACGGCCGCCTGACCAAATTTATTCAGACCCATCTCTACACCATTTTGCTAGTGGCCATCATTGCATTGGCCGCTTTTTTT is a genomic window of Candidatus Saccharimonadales bacterium containing:
- a CDS encoding GtrA family protein, producing the protein MATATSTEVKRIGKFGAVGIINTIIDFTIYNVLTSKVGLTLIQANFFSTTVAMIFSFFANKTVVFQSRKGNPIRQAVIFFIVTAFGLYVLQNLVIHALTVTWTGPVDLATHIVHSLGLGGTFSDAFVIKNSAKIAAILVSMIWNYLAYKKWVFPQ